Proteins encoded by one window of Phenylobacterium soli:
- the gyrA gene encoding DNA gyrase subunit A, translating into MTDDNTTPPADRQGGIAPIAIEDELKRSYLDYAMSVIVSRALPDVRDGLKPVHRRILFSMNEQGHTPDRGYVKSARVVGDVMGKYHPHGDLAIYDTLVRMAQPFSMGLLLIDGQGNFGSVDNDPPAAMRYTECRLTHASMSILADLDKDTVDFKDNYDGSEQEPVVLPSRIPNLLVNGAGGIAVGMATNIPPHNLGEVVDACLALIDNPEIGTDELLDIVPGPDFPTGGEIIGRTAPRQALLSGRGSVVMRGKASVEEIRKDREAIVITAIPYQVNKAALVERIAELVREKRIEGIADLRDESDRDGMRIVVEMKRDAPADVILNQLYRYTPLQTSFGVNALALNRGRPEQMGLREMIAAFVDFREEVVVRRTKFELGKARDRGHVLVGLAIAVANIDEFIHIIRSSKDPAEARERLVARDWPAGDMLPLVELIADPRTVVVDGARIRLTDEQARAILALTLSRLTGLGRDEIFGEAETLAEAIKGFLEILASREKVMGIVREELVEVRERFAVPRRTEIVEGDADVEDEDLIAREEMVITVTHGGYVKRTPLSIYRTQHRGGKGRSGMATKEEDAVTRVFSANTHTPMLFFSSGGKAYKLKVWRLPLGTPTSRGKAFVNLLPIEPGESITSILALPEDEASWDQYDVMFATRSGNVRRNKLSDFVDIRRNGKIAMKLDDGDAIVGVGVCNAGQNDILLTTALGRCIRFATEEVRVFAGRDSTGVRGIRLAEGDVVISMAILRTAPASPAERAAYLKHARLMRAAMGEGEEEASVPDDEEEGAGEASLTPDRIAEMGAAEEILLTVSTEGYGKRTSAYEFRRTGRGGQGLLAQDLTKRGGKLAGSFPVEDGDQILLVSDQGQLIRVPVNQVRLAGRNTQGVIIFRKHEDEHVVSVERLPDQGEQEEADQPEGEAGGEDQAPQG; encoded by the coding sequence TTGACCGATGACAACACCACGCCTCCCGCCGACCGGCAGGGGGGCATCGCGCCTATCGCCATCGAGGATGAGCTGAAGCGCTCGTATCTCGACTACGCCATGAGCGTGATCGTCAGCCGCGCGCTTCCGGATGTGCGCGACGGCCTGAAGCCGGTGCACCGGCGCATCCTGTTCTCGATGAACGAGCAGGGGCACACCCCTGACCGCGGCTATGTGAAGTCGGCCCGCGTCGTCGGCGACGTGATGGGTAAGTACCACCCGCACGGCGACCTCGCGATCTACGACACCCTGGTGCGGATGGCCCAGCCGTTCTCGATGGGCCTGCTGCTGATCGACGGCCAGGGCAACTTCGGCTCGGTGGACAACGACCCCCCGGCGGCCATGCGCTACACCGAGTGCCGCCTGACCCACGCCTCCATGTCGATTCTGGCCGACCTCGACAAGGACACGGTCGACTTCAAGGACAACTACGACGGTTCCGAGCAGGAGCCGGTGGTCCTGCCCTCGCGGATCCCCAACCTGCTGGTCAACGGCGCCGGCGGCATCGCCGTCGGCATGGCCACCAACATTCCGCCGCACAACCTCGGCGAGGTGGTCGACGCCTGTCTGGCGCTGATCGACAACCCCGAGATCGGCACGGACGAGCTGCTGGACATCGTGCCCGGCCCGGACTTCCCGACCGGCGGCGAGATCATCGGCCGTACGGCGCCGCGCCAGGCGCTGCTGTCGGGTCGCGGCTCGGTGGTGATGCGCGGCAAGGCCAGCGTCGAGGAGATCCGCAAGGACCGCGAGGCGATCGTCATCACCGCGATCCCCTACCAGGTGAACAAGGCCGCCCTGGTCGAGCGCATCGCCGAGCTGGTCCGCGAGAAGCGGATCGAGGGCATCGCCGACCTGCGCGACGAGAGCGACCGCGACGGCATGCGCATCGTCGTCGAGATGAAGCGCGACGCCCCGGCGGACGTGATCCTCAACCAGCTCTACCGCTACACCCCGCTGCAGACCTCGTTCGGCGTCAACGCTCTGGCGCTGAACCGCGGCCGGCCCGAGCAGATGGGGCTGCGGGAGATGATCGCCGCCTTCGTCGACTTCCGCGAGGAAGTGGTCGTGCGGCGGACCAAGTTCGAGCTCGGCAAGGCGCGCGACCGCGGCCACGTCTTGGTCGGCCTGGCCATCGCCGTCGCCAACATCGACGAGTTCATCCACATCATCCGCTCGTCCAAGGATCCCGCCGAGGCCCGCGAGCGCCTGGTGGCCCGCGACTGGCCGGCCGGGGACATGCTGCCGCTGGTGGAGCTGATCGCCGATCCGCGCACCGTGGTGGTGGACGGCGCGCGCATCCGGCTGACCGACGAGCAGGCCCGCGCCATCCTGGCCCTGACCCTGTCGCGCCTGACGGGCCTCGGCCGTGACGAAATCTTCGGCGAGGCCGAGACCCTGGCCGAGGCGATCAAGGGCTTCCTCGAGATCCTGGCCTCCCGCGAGAAGGTGATGGGCATTGTCCGCGAGGAGTTGGTGGAGGTGCGCGAGCGCTTCGCCGTGCCGCGGCGCACCGAGATCGTCGAGGGCGACGCCGACGTCGAGGACGAGGACCTGATCGCTCGCGAGGAGATGGTCATCACCGTGACGCACGGCGGCTATGTGAAGCGCACGCCGCTGTCGATCTACCGGACCCAGCACCGGGGCGGGAAGGGGCGCTCGGGCATGGCGACCAAGGAAGAGGATGCGGTCACCCGCGTCTTCTCCGCCAACACCCACACGCCGATGCTGTTCTTCTCCTCGGGCGGCAAGGCCTACAAGCTGAAGGTCTGGCGCCTGCCGCTCGGCACGCCGACCAGCCGCGGCAAGGCCTTCGTCAACCTGCTGCCGATCGAGCCGGGCGAAAGCATCACCTCCATCCTGGCGCTGCCTGAGGACGAGGCGAGCTGGGATCAGTACGACGTGATGTTCGCCACCCGCTCGGGCAACGTGCGGCGCAACAAGCTCTCCGACTTCGTGGACATCCGCCGCAACGGCAAGATCGCCATGAAGCTCGACGACGGCGACGCGATCGTCGGCGTCGGCGTCTGCAACGCGGGCCAGAACGACATCCTGCTGACCACCGCGCTCGGCCGCTGCATCCGTTTCGCCACCGAAGAGGTCCGTGTCTTCGCCGGCCGGGACTCCACCGGTGTGCGCGGCATCCGCCTGGCCGAGGGCGACGTGGTCATCTCCATGGCCATCCTGCGCACGGCTCCGGCGAGCCCGGCCGAGCGCGCCGCCTATCTCAAGCACGCTCGCCTGATGCGCGCGGCCATGGGCGAGGGCGAGGAGGAGGCTTCCGTTCCGGACGACGAGGAGGAGGGTGCAGGCGAGGCCTCGCTGACGCCGGACCGCATCGCCGAGATGGGCGCGGCGGAGGAGATCCTGCTCACCGTCTCGACGGAAGGCTACGGCAAGCGGACCTCGGCCTACGAGTTCCGCCGCACGGGCCGCGGCGGCCAGGGCCTGCTCGCCCAGGACCTCACCAAGCGGGGCGGCAAGCTGGCCGGCTCGTTCCCGGTGGAGGACGGCGACCAGATCCTGCTGGTCAGCGACCAGGGCCAGCTCATCCGCGTTCCGGTGAACCAGGTTCGCCTGGCCGGCCGCAACACCCAGGGCGTGATCATCTTCCGCAAGCACGAGGACGAGCACGTGGTCTCCGTCGAACGCCTGCCCGATCAGGGCGAGCAGGAAGAGGCGGATCAACCCGAGGGCGAGGCCGGCGGCGAGGACCAGGCGCCGCAAGGTTAG
- a CDS encoding CatB-related O-acetyltransferase produces the protein MTAVIVTQGLLDLLRERRFAHAAWRGDRLKVGERISVPEDCRLEPHAQMFFGYLLPASMGAFTYSHSQLDGRLEIGRYGSIGSGVTWIGDPHPLDWASTSPFSYGAGPLQGVMTYFRDHVRGDAANQWTFSPPDQRIRLGHDVWIGDQASIGPGVSIGDGAVIGARSLILEDVPPYAVMVGAPARVLRMRFPEALVERLRALAWWRYGPDLLVELPVPQPERFIEALEARIAAGGVQPFAPQPITHDEILAVAEPMR, from the coding sequence ATGACCGCCGTGATCGTCACCCAGGGCCTCCTCGACCTGCTCCGCGAGCGGCGGTTCGCGCACGCCGCCTGGCGCGGCGACAGGCTGAAGGTCGGCGAGCGGATCTCGGTCCCCGAGGACTGCCGGCTCGAGCCCCACGCGCAGATGTTCTTCGGCTACCTGCTGCCGGCTTCCATGGGAGCCTTCACCTACAGCCACTCCCAGCTCGACGGGCGGCTGGAGATCGGTCGCTATGGCTCGATCGGCAGCGGCGTGACCTGGATCGGCGACCCTCACCCGCTCGATTGGGCCAGCACTTCGCCGTTCAGCTATGGCGCCGGCCCGCTGCAGGGCGTCATGACCTATTTCCGCGATCACGTCCGTGGCGACGCCGCTAACCAGTGGACCTTCAGCCCGCCCGACCAACGCATCCGCCTCGGCCACGACGTCTGGATCGGCGACCAGGCCTCCATCGGCCCCGGGGTGAGCATCGGCGATGGGGCGGTGATCGGCGCGCGCAGCCTGATCCTCGAGGACGTTCCGCCCTACGCGGTGATGGTCGGGGCCCCGGCCCGAGTGCTGCGGATGCGCTTTCCCGAGGCGCTCGTCGAGCGGCTCCGCGCGCTCGCCTGGTGGCGCTATGGTCCGGACCTGCTGGTCGAGCTGCCGGTTCCCCAGCCAGAGCGGTTCATCGAGGCCCTGGAGGCGCGCATCGCCGCCGGCGGCGTCCAGCCGTTCGCGCCGCAACCCATCACCCACGACGAGATCCTCGCGGTCGCCGAGCCGATGCGCTGA
- a CDS encoding 2OG-Fe(II) oxygenase, with product MPFLSGEAAPWFRAPTLSSPEFLFDTAAGRYVLLLFPPSDGAPKAEALQQLMIHRALLDDVRVSAFVVLREPERVKGAADARGLRWFRDEDGAVSRLYGALDAEGRERPFWLVLDPTLRVMWEAPAEAGDDVFRRLWSLPPPAEHAGLSVPAPVLIAPRVFEPELCARLIRMVETQGSTFSGVMRDQGEVTVAVMDELKKRRDLLIEDPALQAEIRDRFERRLFPLVQRAFGFEVTEVERYLVTCYDAADGGVFHAHRDNFTFQTAHRKFACSILLNDDFEGGDLRFPEFGAQPYRPPAGAAAVFACGLLHEVSRVTSGRRYAFVPFFFDAEGRKVREAYAERIRAQQAT from the coding sequence ATGCCGTTCTTGTCCGGCGAGGCCGCGCCCTGGTTCAGGGCGCCCACGCTGTCCAGCCCCGAGTTCCTGTTCGACACCGCCGCGGGGCGCTACGTCCTCCTGCTCTTCCCGCCGAGCGACGGCGCGCCCAAGGCCGAGGCCCTGCAGCAGTTGATGATCCATCGGGCGCTGCTCGACGACGTCCGCGTCTCGGCCTTCGTGGTGCTGCGCGAGCCCGAACGGGTGAAGGGGGCGGCCGACGCCCGTGGCCTGCGCTGGTTCCGCGACGAGGACGGCGCCGTCAGCCGGCTCTACGGGGCTCTCGACGCGGAAGGTCGTGAGCGGCCTTTCTGGCTCGTCCTCGACCCGACCCTGCGGGTGATGTGGGAGGCTCCGGCCGAGGCCGGTGACGATGTCTTCCGCAGGCTGTGGTCGCTGCCGCCGCCGGCCGAGCACGCCGGGCTGTCCGTTCCCGCCCCGGTGCTGATCGCCCCGCGGGTGTTCGAGCCCGAGCTCTGCGCCCGGCTGATCCGCATGGTGGAGACCCAGGGCTCGACCTTCAGCGGCGTGATGCGCGACCAGGGCGAGGTCACCGTCGCCGTCATGGACGAGCTCAAGAAGCGCCGCGACCTGCTGATCGAGGATCCGGCGCTGCAGGCGGAGATCCGCGACCGCTTCGAGCGGCGGCTGTTCCCGCTTGTCCAGCGGGCGTTCGGCTTCGAGGTCACCGAGGTCGAGCGCTACCTGGTCACCTGCTACGACGCGGCCGACGGCGGCGTCTTCCACGCCCACCGCGACAACTTCACGTTCCAGACCGCGCACCGCAAGTTCGCCTGCTCGATCCTGCTCAACGACGATTTCGAGGGCGGCGACCTGCGGTTTCCAGAATTCGGAGCCCAGCCCTACCGCCCTCCGGCCGGGGCGGCGGCCGTCTTCGCCTGCGGCCTGTTGCACGAGGTGAGCCGCGTGACCTCTGGCCGCCGCTACGCCTTCGTGCCCTTCTTCTTCGACGCCGAAGGCCGCAAGGTGCGGGAGGCCTACGCGGAGCGTATCAGGGCCCAGCAGGCCACCTGA
- a CDS encoding DUF3617 domain-containing protein, with protein sequence MTHLSAPALTASFAAAAALLGPLAAHAQTTIQPGYWETTSQVISPFPTKKVEKRCIRAEDVEKVIAGSPNHNYTCTYPTKEIGGGKIRLAGSCKTKHGDPVPISSDGVYTATTLRMDAYIRPKLGGLTVPVHARTAATRIGDVCPTAQVAK encoded by the coding sequence ATGACCCACCTCAGCGCCCCCGCCCTCACCGCAAGCTTCGCCGCCGCGGCCGCCCTCCTCGGGCCGCTGGCGGCGCACGCCCAGACCACCATCCAGCCCGGCTATTGGGAGACCACCAGCCAGGTGATCTCGCCCTTCCCGACCAAGAAGGTCGAGAAGCGCTGCATCCGGGCCGAGGACGTGGAGAAGGTGATCGCCGGCTCGCCGAACCACAACTACACCTGCACCTATCCGACCAAGGAGATCGGCGGCGGCAAGATCCGCCTGGCCGGCAGCTGCAAGACCAAGCACGGCGATCCGGTGCCGATCTCCAGCGATGGGGTCTACACGGCCACGACGCTCAGGATGGACGCTTATATCCGTCCAAAGCTCGGCGGCCTGACGGTGCCCGTCCACGCCCGCACGGCGGCGACCCGCATCGGCGACGTCTGCCCGACGGCCCAGGTCGCCAAGTAA
- a CDS encoding single-stranded DNA-binding protein: protein MTANRVTLIGRLGTNPEFRTTNNGAKVATFRIATEERWKKDGERKSRTTWHTVETFMQGTVKFLEAYVQKGDLVEVTGILRYDEFEKGGVKQSRAKIAMSGPQHQLTVLQGSRSNGASQPDEPADRDFQPEIDEPVC, encoded by the coding sequence ATGACCGCCAACCGCGTGACCCTGATCGGCCGACTGGGGACCAACCCTGAGTTCCGCACGACCAACAACGGCGCCAAGGTCGCCACCTTCCGGATCGCCACCGAAGAGCGTTGGAAGAAGGACGGAGAACGCAAGTCTCGCACCACCTGGCACACCGTCGAGACCTTCATGCAGGGCACGGTGAAGTTCCTCGAAGCCTACGTCCAGAAGGGCGATCTGGTCGAAGTCACTGGCATCCTGCGTTACGACGAGTTCGAAAAGGGTGGCGTCAAGCAGTCTCGGGCCAAGATCGCCATGTCCGGTCCGCAGCACCAACTCACCGTGCTGCAGGGCTCGAGGTCGAACGGCGCTAGCCAGCCTGATGAGCCCGCCGACCGTGATTTCCAGCCGGAGATCGATGAACCGGTCTGCTAG